Proteins from one Pirellulales bacterium genomic window:
- a CDS encoding type II toxin-antitoxin system HicA family toxin translates to MGRLAGFKYTEVTRKLRVLGFRFDRQARGSHEIWRHEESGRKTTVPNHRRDIPEGTLRAILRQG, encoded by the coding sequence ATGGGACGATTAGCGGGTTTCAAGTACACGGAAGTCACCCGCAAACTTCGGGTACTCGGCTTTCGATTCGATCGCCAAGCCCGCGGCAGTCACGAAATTTGGCGCCACGAAGAGTCAGGCCGCAAAACAACTGTTCCAAATCACCGCCGCGACATCCCCGAAGGAACCCTCCGAGCCATCTTGCGGCAAGGCTAA
- a CDS encoding type II toxin-antitoxin system HicB family antitoxin translates to MSETAIRLHIEPLDEGGYVATSPDVPGLVAEGRSLVEVAEIARDVARAIADSCREHGDPLPPALASFDDSKPFDLTIPVGVG, encoded by the coding sequence ATGAGCGAGACCGCAATTCGATTACACATTGAACCGCTGGATGAAGGCGGTTATGTCGCGACCAGTCCCGATGTGCCGGGGTTAGTGGCCGAGGGGCGGAGTTTGGTCGAAGTGGCGGAGATTGCGCGCGATGTGGCTCGGGCGATTGCCGATTCGTGCCGCGAACATGGCGATCCGTTGCCGCCTGCGCTCGCTTCGTTCGATGATTCCAAACCGTTTGATTTAACGATTCCCGTTGGAGTCGGGTGA